A stretch of DNA from Bacillus sp. NP157:
CAGCGGCTGGTAATGACAGCTGAGGCCCTCGCCGGAATCGAGCGCTTCGGCCAGCGCCATCTCGACCTCGCGGCGATGCGCAAGCGAGGCATCCAGCGCGTCGGTGTAGAGGACATAGCGGTTGCGCCGCTTCTTCGCTTCGTAGAGGGCGCTGTCGGCCTTGCGGGCCATCTCGCCGGACGCGACCGCATCCTTGCCCAGCGGCACCACGCCGATGGAGGTGCCGACGAAGGCACGCGCGGTCATGGCATCGAAGGGCGTCGCCGCCAGCGAGAGGATCTGCTCGGCCAGGCCATGGACGTCGAGGTCGCCACTGTCTTCGACCAGCACCGCGAACTCGTCGCCACCGATCCGGGCGACGACGTCGTTCGGTCCGATCGCCTGGCGCAGGCGCTGGCCGAACTGCACCAGCAGCTCGTCGCCGACCAGGTGGCCGAAGGTGTCGTTGACCTTTTTGAAGCCGTCCAGGTCCAGATAAAACAGGGCTGCGCGCGACGTGCCCTCGGCGGCGCGCGCCACAGCGGTATCCAGCCGGCTGAATAGGGCCGTGCGATTGGACAGGCCGGTCAGCGCATCGTGGCAAGCCAGCCAGCGGACGTGGGCCTCGGTCTCGCGCAGCTCGCTGATGTCGGTGACCGAAGCCAGCACATGCGGCTGGCCCTCCAGCTCGATGCAGGTCTTGCGGGTCAGCAGGGTGCGCGCCCGACCGACGAGGTCGTAAACCGATTCCTCGGTTTCGACCACCTCGTGTCCACGCAGGGCCGCGTCGTCGCCGTGGGCGAAGCGTTCGGCCTGCTCGGCCGGGAACAGCTCGGCGTCGGTCTTGCCGATCACGTCGTCCGGCTGGATGCCGAAGTACTCGCAGCCGATCCGGTTGACGAACACCCAGCGGTGTTCCGCATCGCGCACGAACATCGCCGTGGGCATCAGCTCCAGCACTTTCGACCAGCCAGCAAGGTCCTGGATCACGCGCACTCCCTACGACGGATGTGACGTCCAATCTGCGACCCGCGTCGTGACGCGGGTGTGTGTATGGACGTTTATCCTCGGGACGGCATGAGGGAGATGCACAAAGTCGGCAAGGGCGTTACTTGAGCGGCACGGTCACCGTGGGTTCGCCTACCCGTACCTTGGCCGAGCCCGGCGGGTTGTTGAGCACCGGACGCAGTGATTCGAATTTTTGCTGGTATTCGTCGGTGACCTGCTTGGCTTCTTCGCCGTTCGTGATGACCTTCGGCGTGATCAGCACGAGCAGCTCGGTGCGGTCCTTGCCACGGGTTGTCTGGCCAAACAGACGGCCGAAGATCGGAATGCGGTTGAGCCCCGGGATGCCCGTGTCGGTGACGTTGTCGGTCTGGCGGATCAGGCCGCCGAGCAGCACGGTCTGCCCACTCTGCACGGCCACCTGGGTTGCCACGTTGCGCTGGGCGATCGGGAAGTTTCCGCTAGTGTCTTTTGCACCCGGCGTGCTCACCGTCTGGTCGATATTCATGTAGACCAGGCCACCCGGATTGACGCGCGGCCGCACGTTGAGGATCACGCCGGTATCGAGGTACTGGACCTGACCGTAGGTGTTGTCGGTATTGGCGTTGGTGTTGATGTAGGTCTGCGTGACGGGCACCTGGTCGCCGACCTGGATGTGCGCCTTCTGGTTGTTCAACACCACCAGCGACGGCGCCGACAAGGTCTTGGTATTCCCGTTGGTTTCCATCGCACGGATGGCGACCGCGAGGTTGTTGTTCACGAACGAGTAGAAGAAGGTGTCGGTGGTGGGGTTGTAGGTATTGCCGCCGTAACCGAGTGCCCACTGCTGCTTGTTGCCCGGCTGGCCCACCGAACCGTTGGTGCCGCCGACCAGGCCTTCCAGGTACCACTGCACGCCGAACTGGAAGTCACCGGTGAGGCGAACTTCGAGGATGCGGGTCTCGATCTGCACCTGCAGGGGCACGGCGTCGAGGCGCTTGATCGCCGACTGAATCTCCGCCCACTGCGACGGACGTGCACGGACCATCAACTGGTTATTGGTGTCCACCGAGGTGATGCGCACGCCGTCGTCGGTGGTGACGCCACCGCTGTGCTGGCGGCGCGACGACGAATCGTCGCCGAGGGAATTGCCGCCGCCC
This window harbors:
- a CDS encoding EAL domain-containing protein; translation: MIQDLAGWSKVLELMPTAMFVRDAEHRWVFVNRIGCEYFGIQPDDVIGKTDAELFPAEQAERFAHGDDAALRGHEVVETEESVYDLVGRARTLLTRKTCIELEGQPHVLASVTDISELRETEAHVRWLACHDALTGLSNRTALFSRLDTAVARAAEGTSRAALFYLDLDGFKKVNDTFGHLVGDELLVQFGQRLRQAIGPNDVVARIGGDEFAVLVEDSGDLDVHGLAEQILSLAATPFDAMTARAFVGTSIGVVPLGKDAVASGEMARKADSALYEAKKRRNRYVLYTDALDASLAHRREVEMALAEALDSGEGLSCHYQPLVQARDGKVIGMEALARWRHPKLGVVSPVQFVAVAEETGLIGRLGDWVLRTACARMQGVDDLFIAVNVSAVQLRDDRFADTVLAILAETGLPPRRLELEITETAIVNADGAAVRLLKRLRKAGVRISLDDFGTGYSSLTLLKDLDVDKVKIDRSFVQMAPLAEDSAAIVRAVSNLGAALGLSVVAEGVETEAQRQFLREAGCDELQGYLFSAAVPEDRIERVCGIFPTVALHSAG